A genomic region of Leptolyngbya sp. NIES-2104 contains the following coding sequences:
- a CDS encoding response regulator transcription factor, with product MNRILIAEDNPHITDFLETGLQANGFTTLVAKDGREAASLACSEDFDLMILDLGLPGKDGLVVLKELRGQGESLPIIVLTARDGVEDTVAGLEGGADDYVTKPFRFEELLARIRVRLRTHHSSKGQETLLQVGTVALDLKTRQVWVGDRLVDLSARECFLTEVFLRHPMHVLSKEQLLNHVWGYDYDPDSNIVNVYIGHLRKKLGSDRIETVKGMGFRFRP from the coding sequence ATGAATCGGATTCTCATCGCCGAGGACAATCCTCACATCACCGACTTTCTGGAAACCGGACTGCAAGCGAACGGGTTCACAACCCTGGTGGCTAAAGATGGTCGTGAGGCAGCAAGCCTGGCGTGCAGCGAGGATTTTGATTTGATGATTCTCGATCTGGGACTACCTGGCAAAGACGGCTTAGTGGTACTCAAAGAGTTGCGCGGTCAAGGCGAATCGTTGCCCATCATTGTGCTGACGGCGCGGGATGGCGTTGAGGACACGGTAGCTGGACTGGAGGGGGGTGCGGATGACTATGTTACCAAGCCGTTTCGCTTTGAGGAACTGCTGGCGCGAATTCGAGTCCGGTTACGAACTCATCACTCTTCTAAAGGGCAAGAAACACTACTGCAAGTCGGAACTGTGGCGCTCGATCTCAAAACTCGACAGGTCTGGGTGGGCGATCGACTCGTTGATTTGTCAGCCCGCGAATGCTTTTTAACCGAAGTCTTTCTGCGGCACCCAATGCATGTGTTGAGCAAAGAGCAATTGCTGAATCACGTCTGGGGGTATGACTATGATCCAGATTCCAACATCGTCAATGTGTACATCGGACATTTACGCAAGAAGCTGGGCAGCGATCGAATTGAAACGGTGAAAGGGATGGGGTTCCGTTTCCGTCCCTAA
- a CDS encoding efflux RND transporter periplasmic adaptor subunit, protein MSASESQFPSSDSQPNSQSDLQLSSQTDSSSSPQSSPSPFRFKKPWVWAIVALSLMTGGVTAWRWIASTSGAAQPTQSPQTPPRTVEVTKLSPGTGVRPIELLGQVESTAQATVRAQTNGVIRQVLVQPGDRVTVGTPIAILNDSDQQLALAEAQAELAEARSNLARLEVGTRPEIIAQRQAVVRSAQARERAAADNFNRINSLVQQGAAAQRLLVETQAVLNDAQGARLSAQAELAEAEAGPTAEEIAAQRATVTAAEAGVNQARLALQRTQITAPTAGVVRERRVSPGDYVESSGEVTTLVAGDRLDVFLELPEELSGRIASGLPIGLSARALPQWQGRATLTGIVPSADSASRRQRVRVQLNNPPQGLLSGMAITGRLELPSNTPGFVISRDALTQRQGRWYVFTVTNGTATQVEVELVSDMGERVAIANQQLQAGQPIVVRGGDGLQNGAAVQVREAGRG, encoded by the coding sequence ATGAGCGCATCTGAATCGCAGTTCCCGTCTTCGGATTCACAACCGAATTCGCAGTCTGATTTACAATTGAGTTCGCAAACTGATTCATCAAGCAGTCCTCAGTCTAGCCCTAGTCCATTCCGCTTTAAGAAGCCTTGGGTATGGGCAATAGTGGCGCTATCTCTGATGACGGGTGGAGTTACAGCTTGGCGTTGGATTGCTTCTACCAGTGGAGCAGCCCAACCTACTCAGTCTCCTCAAACACCGCCTCGTACCGTAGAGGTAACGAAACTTTCACCAGGAACTGGGGTAAGACCGATCGAACTGCTAGGGCAGGTTGAGTCTACGGCACAGGCAACGGTGCGTGCTCAGACCAATGGTGTGATTCGACAAGTGCTGGTACAACCAGGCGATCGAGTTACGGTTGGAACACCGATCGCGATTCTAAATGACAGTGATCAGCAGTTGGCGCTGGCTGAAGCTCAAGCGGAGCTTGCTGAGGCACGCAGTAATTTGGCACGATTGGAAGTTGGCACTCGCCCGGAAATTATTGCTCAACGTCAGGCTGTGGTGCGATCGGCTCAAGCACGAGAACGAGCCGCCGCAGATAATTTCAATCGGATCAACAGCCTGGTGCAACAAGGGGCAGCCGCTCAGCGTTTATTAGTGGAAACACAAGCCGTTCTGAATGATGCACAGGGTGCACGGCTATCCGCCCAAGCTGAGTTAGCCGAAGCCGAAGCGGGTCCCACTGCCGAAGAAATCGCAGCACAACGAGCTACGGTTACGGCGGCTGAAGCAGGGGTTAATCAGGCTCGATTAGCTCTGCAACGGACTCAAATTACCGCACCAACAGCAGGCGTAGTGCGAGAGCGTCGGGTGAGTCCCGGAGACTATGTCGAAAGCTCAGGGGAAGTGACGACGCTGGTGGCGGGCGATCGACTGGATGTATTTCTGGAATTACCGGAGGAGTTGAGCGGCAGAATTGCCTCTGGACTACCGATCGGGCTGAGTGCCCGTGCTTTACCGCAATGGCAAGGACGCGCCACGCTGACAGGCATCGTGCCATCGGCTGATTCGGCATCTAGACGACAGCGCGTTCGGGTGCAACTCAACAATCCACCGCAAGGATTACTATCTGGGATGGCGATTACAGGTCGCTTAGAATTGCCATCCAACACGCCTGGTTTTGTAATCTCGCGAGATGCCCTGACGCAACGGCAGGGTCGGTGGTATGTCTTTACGGTTACCAATGGCACTGCTACTCAAGTTGAAGTAGAACTCGTGTCCGATATGGGTGAACGAGTTGCCATTGCGAATCAACAACTGCAAGCGGGTCAGCCGATCGTGGTCCGCGGCGGCGATGGATTGCAGAACGGTGCCGCCGTTCAAGTGAGAGAAGCAGGAAGAGGTTAA